A genomic stretch from Dissulfurispira thermophila includes:
- a CDS encoding sigma-54-dependent transcriptional regulator: MQKENFRILIVDDERSFLILLTKILEDVGYTVKGFTDPEDAIKAVDSYSPNLVITDLKMPKIDGIKLMEEIKNRNSNIDFIMITAFATVDTAVEAMKKGASDYITKPLKDPDQLRLAVLKIYERQRLVEENELFKSESFQGMPPIDIVFAGMEKILKDIRDVASTDATVILYGETGTGKSLIAKIIHYMSNRTGPFVDINCAAIPENLLESELFGYEKGAFTGALSQKKGKFELAGDGTIFLDEVSEMSLSLQAKFLKVLQDRTFERLGSLNTIKTNARIIAATNRNLKALVEEKKFREDLYYRLNVFPVSIPPLRERKKHIPDIANYLVKVISARFGKGVKIIPEHEIEKLINYAWPGNIRELENIIERNIIISKDSQLIFHELESETEPINTKRLDGDLKTIEKIAIENALLKTNGNRKKAAEILGISLRALQYKIKDYGIN, translated from the coding sequence ATGCAAAAAGAAAACTTCAGAATACTTATAGTAGATGACGAGAGATCATTCTTGATTCTTTTAACTAAAATCCTCGAAGATGTAGGATATACGGTCAAAGGCTTTACAGACCCTGAAGATGCAATAAAGGCTGTGGATTCGTATTCGCCCAATCTCGTGATAACTGACCTGAAGATGCCCAAGATAGATGGAATCAAGCTTATGGAAGAGATAAAAAACAGAAACTCAAATATTGACTTTATCATGATTACAGCTTTTGCAACAGTTGATACTGCTGTGGAAGCAATGAAAAAAGGAGCATCTGATTATATTACTAAGCCGCTCAAAGACCCTGATCAATTAAGACTTGCTGTTTTAAAGATATACGAGAGGCAGAGGCTTGTAGAAGAGAATGAGCTTTTCAAATCAGAATCCTTTCAAGGCATGCCACCAATTGATATAGTTTTTGCAGGAATGGAAAAGATTCTAAAGGATATCAGGGATGTTGCATCTACGGATGCCACTGTTATTCTTTATGGGGAGACAGGAACAGGAAAGAGTCTAATAGCAAAGATAATCCATTACATGAGCAATAGAACAGGACCATTTGTTGATATAAACTGTGCAGCAATTCCTGAAAATCTACTTGAATCAGAACTATTCGGTTATGAAAAAGGTGCATTTACAGGGGCATTATCACAAAAAAAGGGTAAATTTGAGTTGGCAGGGGATGGCACTATATTTTTAGATGAGGTGTCAGAGATGAGTCTTTCTTTGCAGGCAAAGTTTTTAAAGGTGCTTCAGGATAGGACATTCGAAAGACTCGGCTCCCTGAATACAATAAAGACTAATGCAAGGATTATTGCAGCAACAAACAGAAACTTAAAGGCACTTGTAGAAGAAAAGAAATTCAGGGAAGACCTTTATTATCGGCTTAATGTGTTCCCGGTAAGCATTCCTCCATTAAGGGAGAGGAAAAAACATATACCTGATATTGCCAATTATCTTGTAAAGGTTATTTCAGCAAGGTTTGGTAAGGGTGTAAAGATAATCCCTGAGCATGAAATAGAAAAGCTAATCAATTATGCATGGCCCGGCAATATAAGGGAGTTGGAAAATATAATAGAAAGGAACATCATCATAAGCAAGGACAGTCAGTTGATATTCCATGAGCTTGAATCAGAGACAGAACCTATCAACACAAAGAGACTTGATGGTGATTTAAAAACTATTGAGAAAATAGCTATCGAGAATGCCTTATTAAAGACCAACGGCAATAGAAAAAAGGCAGCAGAGATATTGGGAATATCTTTGAGGGCGTTGCAGTATAAAATAAAAGACTACGGAATTAATTAG
- a CDS encoding Spy/CpxP family protein refolding chaperone, whose product MKRAISIGFALVFVAVLVSGAMAFGPGYGMGNGMMAGNLTPEQAQKFAQFQKDILPLRQKMLQLKTELMILRTQATPDWNAIAAKQKEMVDVRTEIQKKASEAGITNLGPGLCRGGKGMGMIGMGRMGM is encoded by the coding sequence ATGAAGAGAGCAATAAGCATAGGTTTCGCATTAGTTTTTGTGGCTGTCCTTGTTAGTGGTGCAATGGCATTTGGTCCTGGATATGGCATGGGTAATGGTATGATGGCCGGTAACCTTACTCCTGAGCAGGCACAGAAATTTGCGCAGTTCCAGAAGGATATACTACCTCTGCGTCAGAAGATGCTCCAGTTGAAAACCGAACTCATGATATTGAGGACTCAGGCAACACCTGACTGGAATGCAATAGCAGCAAAGCAGAAGGAAATGGTTGATGTCAGGACAGAGATACAGAAAAAGGCATCTGAAGCAGGTATTACAAACCTTGGCCCAGGTCTTTGCAGAGGTGGTAAAGGCATGGGAATGATAGGAATGGGCAGAATGGGAATGTAG